The proteins below are encoded in one region of Flavobacteriales bacterium:
- a CDS encoding diaminopimelate epimerase, which produces MFTFAGDMLLQFYKYQGTGNDFIIIDDRTQAFNESAELVQRLCDRRFGIGSDGVMLIRPSDRADLHLDFLNPDGTRSFCGNGSRCGIRFAHSSGMIGDTCSFEAVDGIHQAKVEDSVICISMKDVDHIHSHSQGTVIHTGSPHLLLPTEDVENVKVKEEGSSIRYSDDFREEGINVNFIQINDERSLDIRTYERGVEDETLSCGTGVTAAAIYLAELKQLTEGPIHVRSRGGDLEVDFKKRESDYVDIWLLGPAERVYEGSIEI; this is translated from the coding sequence ATGTTCACTTTTGCTGGCGACATGCTTCTGCAGTTCTATAAATATCAGGGCACAGGAAACGACTTCATCATCATCGATGATCGGACCCAGGCCTTCAATGAATCGGCAGAACTGGTCCAAAGGCTCTGTGATCGTAGATTCGGTATCGGTTCAGATGGGGTCATGCTCATACGACCATCGGATAGGGCGGATCTACATCTGGATTTCTTGAATCCCGATGGCACCCGTAGCTTCTGCGGGAATGGAAGCCGATGCGGAATCCGCTTTGCCCATAGCTCAGGCATGATAGGTGACACCTGCAGTTTCGAGGCAGTGGATGGTATACATCAAGCCAAAGTGGAAGACAGTGTGATCTGTATCTCCATGAAAGATGTCGATCACATCCATTCCCATTCTCAAGGTACGGTCATCCATACTGGATCGCCACACCTGCTTCTGCCCACAGAAGATGTAGAGAATGTGAAGGTCAAAGAAGAAGGCTCCTCGATCCGCTATTCGGACGATTTCAGAGAAGAAGGAATCAACGTGAATTTCATCCAGATAAACGATGAACGCTCTCTTGATATCCGCACCTATGAGCGGGGAGTAGAAGATGAGACCCTTTCTTGTGGTACCGGAGTCACCGCTGCTGCCATCTACTTGGCCGAGTTGAAACAGCTCACTGAGGGCCCGATCCACGTGAGAAGTAGAGGAGGTGATCTAGAGGTAGATTTCAAGAAACGAGAATCGGACTACGTGGACATCTGGCTCC
- a CDS encoding RNA polymerase sigma factor RpoD/SigA — MRQLKITKSITNRESQSLDKYLQEISKEELITAQEEVELAQRIKQGDQRALDKLTRANLRFVVSVSKQYQNQGLSLPDLINEGNLGLIKAAQRFDETRGFKFISYAVWWIRQSILQALAEQSRIVRLPLNQVGSLSKINKMFSKLEQEFERPPSAEELAHALDLPVEKVAQSLKVSGRHISMDAPFTDDGDSNSLLDVLINDDSPDADSKLLSESLQNEVERSLSTLSERERDVIRLFFGIGMNHGLTLDEIGEKFDLTRERVRQIKEKAIRKLKQQSKSKLLKAYLG, encoded by the coding sequence ATGAGACAGCTTAAGATCACGAAATCCATAACTAATCGCGAAAGCCAATCATTAGACAAATACCTGCAGGAGATAAGTAAGGAGGAACTGATCACCGCTCAGGAGGAAGTAGAACTGGCACAACGCATCAAGCAAGGAGACCAAAGGGCCCTTGATAAACTCACTCGCGCCAATCTTCGTTTCGTGGTATCCGTCTCTAAACAATATCAGAATCAGGGGCTCAGTCTGCCTGACCTGATCAACGAAGGAAACCTTGGTCTGATCAAAGCAGCTCAGCGATTTGACGAGACCCGTGGATTCAAATTCATCTCATACGCAGTATGGTGGATCCGTCAATCCATCCTTCAAGCTCTTGCCGAGCAATCCAGGATCGTTCGTCTGCCATTGAACCAGGTCGGTTCTTTGAGCAAGATCAACAAGATGTTCTCCAAATTGGAGCAGGAATTCGAAAGACCACCATCTGCCGAAGAACTCGCCCATGCCTTGGACCTGCCTGTAGAAAAGGTGGCCCAATCGCTCAAAGTGAGCGGAAGACATATCTCCATGGATGCTCCTTTCACCGATGATGGTGATAGTAACTCTCTGCTGGATGTACTCATCAATGATGATTCTCCAGATGCCGATAGCAAACTTCTCAGCGAATCCCTTCAGAACGAAGTGGAGCGCTCGCTCTCTACCCTCTCTGAGAGAGAACGTGATGTCATACGCCTATTCTTCGGGATTGGAATGAACCACGGACTCACCCTGGATGAGATCGGAGAAAAATTCGACCTCACGCGGGAACGCGTCAGGCAGATCAAGGAGAAAGCCATACGGAAACTGAAACAACAGTCTAAAAGCAAACTTTTGAAAGCCTATCTCGGATAG
- a CDS encoding PDZ domain-containing protein — translation MSGTMKRFFGFTAAAILGAALTLVAYETLIGPQDTVRVIERESPPVQYANFPVGPDGKALDFTQAAERTVNAVVHIQTQTVHPQSMNPWFELFGQGAPQTLQSSGSGVIISPDGYVVTNNHVVEGASRIQLTLNDNRTLAAEVIGADPAFDLALLKVDEEDLPSVSFGDSDDVRIGEWVLAVGNPFNLTSTVTAGIVSAKARNINILQYDPNRQIFPVESFIQTDAAVNPGNSGGALVNTRGELIGINTAIASRTGSYSGYSFAVPSSIVQKVAHDLLEYGDVKRAYIGVSISDLNQETADRLGIVDVTGVYVRGLTPGGAAAEVGIEVGDIIKEVSGHPVDNVPELQERISTYRPGDEVEIIVKRGNKLLAYDVVVRDRDGNASIIPSTKVENHMAMGGLFERPSTGDLSRLGITSGAKLKEDRQGRFRRAGIKEGFIITRIDKKSVTGPEDVTALLDSKEGGVLIEGIYPNGTVAYYGFGM, via the coding sequence ATGTCAGGAACCATGAAAAGATTCTTTGGATTTACAGCAGCTGCCATACTTGGAGCGGCCCTCACTTTGGTCGCCTATGAGACATTGATCGGCCCTCAGGACACGGTGCGGGTCATCGAACGGGAAAGCCCACCGGTGCAATACGCCAACTTCCCTGTAGGACCTGATGGGAAGGCTTTGGATTTCACTCAAGCGGCAGAACGTACCGTCAATGCGGTGGTCCACATTCAGACACAAACGGTCCATCCCCAATCGATGAATCCCTGGTTCGAACTGTTCGGTCAAGGTGCTCCTCAGACCCTACAATCCAGCGGTAGTGGAGTCATCATCTCACCGGATGGCTATGTCGTCACCAACAATCACGTAGTAGAGGGAGCCTCACGTATACAATTGACACTGAATGATAATCGCACCTTGGCGGCCGAAGTCATCGGAGCCGATCCAGCATTCGATCTTGCCTTGCTCAAAGTGGATGAAGAGGATCTGCCCTCTGTGAGCTTTGGCGATTCGGACGATGTACGCATCGGAGAATGGGTATTGGCTGTGGGAAATCCATTCAACCTCACCAGTACGGTCACCGCAGGAATCGTCAGCGCCAAGGCCAGGAATATCAATATCCTACAATATGATCCCAATCGACAGATCTTCCCTGTAGAATCCTTCATACAGACCGATGCTGCTGTCAATCCGGGAAATAGCGGTGGTGCCTTGGTCAATACGCGTGGGGAATTGATCGGCATCAATACGGCCATTGCCTCGCGCACGGGATCTTACAGCGGTTATTCCTTTGCTGTACCGAGCAGCATTGTTCAGAAAGTCGCGCATGACCTTTTGGAATACGGTGATGTGAAACGGGCCTATATCGGGGTGAGCATTTCGGATCTCAATCAAGAAACAGCCGATAGACTGGGAATTGTAGACGTCACGGGAGTCTATGTTCGAGGGTTGACACCTGGCGGTGCAGCTGCGGAAGTAGGTATCGAAGTGGGTGATATCATCAAGGAGGTCTCTGGACATCCCGTTGACAATGTTCCCGAGCTTCAAGAACGCATCAGCACCTACCGTCCAGGAGATGAAGTAGAGATTATTGTCAAACGGGGCAATAAGCTTCTAGCCTATGACGTTGTTGTCAGAGATCGGGACGGGAATGCATCCATCATCCCTTCGACAAAGGTCGAAAATCACATGGCGATGGGTGGTCTGTTCGAGAGACCGAGTACTGGGGATCTGAGCCGTTTGGGTATCACTTCGGGAGCAAAACTGAAGGAGGACCGGCAAGGCAGATTCCGCAGAGCAGGGATCAAGGAAGGCTTCATCATCACCCGTATCGACAAGAAAAGCGTAACGGGACCTGAGGACGTCACTGCACTATTGGACTCCAAGGAGGGAGGAGTACTGATAGAAGGGATTTATCCCAACGGCACAGTGGCTTACTACGGTTTCGGGATGTGA